AACCATTACAGCAGCCCCTGCAACAACCACTGCTGCTGCTCAAGCCAGTGCCCCCTCCCCAGCCAGCGCCCCCAAATCAGCATTTCACCTCGTCCAGGCCCCTGCAACAGATCCatccagccccagtctcagcccccaCCCCAGTTCCATCGTACCAGAGGCACTCAAAGCTGTTGCGAGAGCAGCCCAACCGCATGGTGAAGCAGGAGGAGACTGAGATGGTCCCACAGACCCGCTTAACTTATGTTGTTGACAAGAGCTTGCAGAGCCAGGTGAGTTTTCAGTCACCAACCAGGGCTACTTGAGCACGGCAAGCATTCATCAGTGGAATgtcattaaataaatacaaaattaaatGGAAAGTTGATGAATTCTTCATAAATGTAATTGAACTGTttttcttctttctccctccatagagattGTTAATACACCATTTCCTTTTTTTAACAGTTGACCCAGGAGGCTGAGAATGCCAACTTCTTAAGCTATCAGACGAAACCTAAGGGTGGAGGACGCCGGCGATGGGGCCATGGCACAGGCCTCCTAAAGGGTGACGAGTGGGATGACTTTGAGGACACTGAGCTGACCTCACTAAGTTTTCTGGGCAAAACAAACTTTCCTACAGAAAAGCGAAGAGAGGAGACGTTGAGCAGGTGAGATTGTCTGCCTGCGTTATCCCAGTGACCTGAGTAAACCTGCGTTATCCCAGTGACCTGAGTAAACCTGCGTTATCCCAGTGACCTGCTTTAACCTGCGTTATCCCAGTGACCTGAGTAAACCTGCGTTATCCCAGTGACCTGAGTAAACCTGCGTTATCCCAGTGACCTGCTTTAACCTGCGTTATCCCAGTGACCTGCTTTAACCTGCGTTTTCCCAGTGACCTGCTTTAACCTGCGTTATCCCAGTGACCTGCTTTAACCTGCGTTATCCCAGTGACCTGCTTTAACCTGCGTTATCCCAGTGACCTGCTTTAACCTGCGTTATCCCAGTGACCTGCTTTAACCTGCGTTATCCCAGTGACCTGCTTTAACCTGCGTTATCCCAGTGACCTGCATTATCCCAGTGACCTGTGCATTATCAGTCTGATCTTTTCAGATAAGGGCTTTATGTATTTCTGTTATGCCTTTCAGGTACGGAAATGTTTTGGATTTTAGCAGCCCCAAAGTTAAGGGGCAGGTGACGACAGGTGAGGATGCACCTTTGAATCTGAACAAGGCCATGTCCTACCAGGAGCCTTCAAGGACAGCCTCTGCCAAACAGTATTACTTGAAGCAGTCAAGATATCTACCAGGTAGAAAATACAAAAACCTTACCTTTCTTCCAAGTGGATATTTTTAACAAGGCACTTTCAGTTATTGCcaatgtacactactgttcaaaggtttggggtcacttagaaatgttcttgtttttgaaagaagacacattttctgtccatttaaaataacatcaacttgtatctggagcatcagcatttgtggattcgattacaggctcaaaatggccagaaacaaagacatttcttctgaaactaatcagtctatttttgttctgagaaatgaaagctatttcatgtgagaaattgccaataaagaagatctcgtacaacgctgtgtactactcccttcacagaacagcgtaaacggtctctaaccagaatagaaagagtgggaggccccggtgcacaactgagcaagaggacaagtacattagatggtctagtttgagaaacagatgcctcacaagtcatcaactggcagcttcattaaatagtactcgcaaaacaccagtctcaacgtcaacagtgaagaggcgactccgggatgctggccttctaggcagagtggCAAAGAAACAGCCATAtcccagactggccaataaaaataaaagattaagatgagcAAAAGAACAGACTGGGAGATTGGAAAACAGTGTTATGGACAGATTCATTTAAATTTGAGgttcacaaagaagaacattcgtgagacgcaaatgctggaggagtgcttgacatcatctgtcaagcatggtggaggcaatatgatggtctgggggtgctttggtggtggtaaagtgggagatttgtacagggtaaaagggatcttgaagaggaaaggctatcactccattttgcaatgccatgccataccctgtggacggtgcTTAATTGGAGACAATTTCCTCTTACAACAGAACAATGATCCAatgcacagctccaaactatgcaagaactatttagggaagaagccgtcagctggtattctgtctataatggagtggccagcacagtcaccagatctcaacccaattaagctgttgtgggagcagcttgaccgtatggtaagTGCCCATAAGgccaagccaatccaacttgttggaggtgcttcaggaagcatggagtGAAATCTATTCAGATTACCTCAAtgaattgacaactagaatgccaaagatctgcaaggctgtaattgctgcaaatggaggattctttgacgaaagctgTTTGAAGGACACTATTAGTATTTCAATTAagaatcattatttataaccttgtcaacatccTGACTATATTTCTTATTCATTTTGCAACACATTTCATGTATGTTtccatggaaaacaaggacatttctaagtgaccccaaacgttcaTAAAATGAGGTCACTAATCGGCATTGAGCCTTCTTTTTCAGTAAACTTTGAACTTGATGTAACTGCCATTTTTCTACCAAATCAGAGCCATAAGCATATGTACATGCTCTGATATAGAATGCCTAATGGTTTTCAAACCTGGATGAAACCACATTCTTTTCAGCACCTGATTATCAATGATCATCATCTCAGTGGCTATGTTGCTGAGTCATGATGTAGTCTTGTTGAACCACAAGGTGCAGCTTGTTGCAATGGAAATGACATATCAAACTCTATTTCCTAATCTATCCCATCTAACCCTGCAGGTTTAAGTACTAAAAAGAATATGGCAATAAATTCCAACTACAGTGAAAGCAACCTCTGGGGCAGCAAAATTCCTGTTGGAGGAACACTTCCTAACCGAGGCACTCATGGTAATGATTTGTGTTGGGACCAATGTCCTGCATGTTTATCACCTGTCATCCTACTACACTAGTGAGAGGGCTGTGTGGTATAAGCTAGGGTGATGTCTTATCTGTGGTGTGTGCTAACAGTATTACATGTAAGGTACATTTCCTGTTATCTTTGATGGCCCAATCACAGGTTCAAATACTCTTCCAAGCGGATATGTACCGAACTATTACAAAAAAGAGGTTGGCTCTGCTGGCCAAAGAGTGCAACTCGCACCTATAGGGGACTCGACAGCATCAAGTGAGTGATCTATAGGGGACTCGACAGCATCAAGTGAGTGATCTATAGGGGACTCGACAGCATCAAGTGAGTGATCTATAGGGGACTGGACAGGTCCCTCACTTGATGCTATCGGGGACTGGACAGCATCAAGTGAGGGACCTATAGGGGACTGGACAGCATCAAGTGAAGGACCTATAGGGGACTGGACAGCATCAAGTGAGGGACCTATAGGGGACTGGACAGCATCAAGTGAGGGATCTTTGTAGTCTCGATGCACAGTTGTCAATCCAGGCTAGGTGCTGTGTAGTAATGTAATTCTATTGTAAGGTAATAATGTGGCTTGTCTCTGCTGTCACAGATTATGCAACCTGGAGGTCGTCTAGCAGAAGTCAGATGGGTGCCTCGTCCTATGTGCCGTCGCCCACCAAGACTACGCCTGGCCTACGGTCTCGCCCCCCAGCACAGGCCATCCATGGGCGCACAGACTGGTCTGCCAAATATGGACACCGCTAGTGGCCTCTTTGGGACACTTGTGTTATTTCAGTACTTCAGATTTGTCTTTTCCTTATAAAAGGAAAAATGTATGTTTTCATATCAAAGTATGTACATGTTATACAGCAATAACCTTGGTTTTGTATTAATCTGTGTCTATTGTTCAATGTACAActttttcagtgtgtgtgtgtgtgtgtgtgtgtgtgtgtgtgtgcattatatGGATAAATGACCTCTGCAAAATGTTGGTGTTGTCACATTTTGTTCAGTGACAAATTCcataccatttttttttttattgcgtAGCATAACTTTCTCAACCCCTTCTTAAAATGTTTGTTCCATAGATTTTGTAAAACGGCCCCATGAAGTCCCCACGACCCAGTCTTTATGCATTTTATATTGCAAATATCACTGTGATATTTTGGCCAACACTGTTTTTCTGTTGCCAAtttgtctttatttatttttttacatgtttttCTTGGTGCTTTCTTTCATGAGACATTCTGGAATACAGGAAACACTTGTATCTTGatcatttttatattttattcattgttttttttctctAACTCAATAACTCTGTGCTTTATTTTAATCAGAATTGATGACAGAATTGGCTTTAGTCTTTCTTTGTAATGAATTGTGTGGCTCTCAAAAAAATGTATTGAGAGATTGTACGTTGACTTGGTTTATCTGCTGGGCCAAATTGTAAAAACATGTAATGCCATTGCTAACATTTTATGTGGTATTGTAATGACCATTTCATTAACAACAGTTAATAAACTCATTGGTGTGTA
This genomic window from Oncorhynchus gorbuscha isolate QuinsamMale2020 ecotype Even-year linkage group LG07, OgorEven_v1.0, whole genome shotgun sequence contains:
- the LOC124040358 gene encoding serine/threonine-protein kinase ICK-like isoform X1; this translates as MNRYTTLRQLGDGTYGSVILGRSLESGELVAIKKMKRKFYSWEECMNLREVISLKKLNHANVVKLKEVIRENDHLYFVFEYMKENLYQLMKDRSRLFPESAVRNIMFQILQGLAFIHKHGFFHRDMKPENLLCMGPELVKIADFGLAREIRSRPPYTDYVSTRWYRAPEVLLRSTSYSSPIDQWAVGCIMAELYTLRPLFPGSSEVDTIFKICQVLGTPMKNDWLEGFQLSAAMNFRWPQCVPSNLSSLIPNASTEAIQLMRDLLQWDPKKRPASAHVALRYSYFYVGQALGTPQQILEQGRPQPGPLPPQPPQPLQQPLQQPLLLLKPVPPPQPAPPNQHFTSSRPLQQIHPAPVSAPTPVPSYQRHSKLLREQPNRMVKQEETEMVPQTRLTYVVDKSLQSQLTQEAENANFLSYQTKPKGGGRRRWGHGTGLLKGDEWDDFEDTELTSLSFLGKTNFPTEKRREETLSRYGNVLDFSSPKVKGQVTTGEDAPLNLNKAMSYQEPSRTASAKQYYLKQSRYLPGLSTKKNMAINSNYSESNLWGSKIPVGGTLPNRGTHGSNTLPSGYVPNYYKKEVGSAGQRVQLAPIGDSTASNYATWRSSSRSQMGASSYVPSPTKTTPGLRSRPPAQAIHGRTDWSAKYGHR
- the LOC124040358 gene encoding serine/threonine-protein kinase ICK-like isoform X2; this translates as MNRYTTLRQLGDGTYGSVILGRSLESGELVAIKKMKRKFYSWEECMNLREVISLKKLNHANVVKLKEVIRENDHLYFVFEYMKENLYQLMKDRSRLFPESAVRNIMFQILQGLAFIHKHGFFHRDMKPENLLCMGPELVKIADFGLAREIRSRPPYTDYVSTRWYRAPEVLLRSTSYSSPIDQWAVGCIMAELYTLRPLFPGSSEVDTIFKICQVLGTPMKNDWLEGFQLSAAMNFRWPQCVPSNLSSLIPNASTEAIQLMRDLLQWDPKKRPASAHALRYSYFYVGQALGTPQQILEQGRPQPGPLPPQPPQPLQQPLQQPLLLLKPVPPPQPAPPNQHFTSSRPLQQIHPAPVSAPTPVPSYQRHSKLLREQPNRMVKQEETEMVPQTRLTYVVDKSLQSQLTQEAENANFLSYQTKPKGGGRRRWGHGTGLLKGDEWDDFEDTELTSLSFLGKTNFPTEKRREETLSRYGNVLDFSSPKVKGQVTTGEDAPLNLNKAMSYQEPSRTASAKQYYLKQSRYLPGLSTKKNMAINSNYSESNLWGSKIPVGGTLPNRGTHGSNTLPSGYVPNYYKKEVGSAGQRVQLAPIGDSTASNYATWRSSSRSQMGASSYVPSPTKTTPGLRSRPPAQAIHGRTDWSAKYGHR